One Microplitis demolitor isolate Queensland-Clemson2020A chromosome 2, iyMicDemo2.1a, whole genome shotgun sequence DNA segment encodes these proteins:
- the LOC103568459 gene encoding ribosome maturation protein SBDS: protein MSKIFTPTNQIRLTNVAVVRMKKTGKRFEIACYRNKVISWRNNLEKDIDEVLQTHTVFSNVSKGQVAKKEDLIAAFGNDNQTEICKEILSKGELQVSDKERHSALDSSFKDIATIITDKCVNPDTKRPYPVSMIEKAMKDVHFSVNPNHNSKQQALELIPKLKEVLPLERSRMRVRVIIHSKNAKKLREKMGPLMSEVENEGWEDGSLNLTCLIDPGQYREIDKLVRAEAKSAGTVELLDLKEVTEGDKKLD from the exons ATGTCGAAAATTTTCACACCGACGAATCAAATAAGATTAACAAATGTCGCCGTTGttagaatgaaaaaaactGGGAAACGTTTTGAAATCGCTTGTTACAGAAATAAAGTCATTTCATGgcgtaataattt aGAAAAAGATATTGATGAAGTTTTACAGACACATACAGTATTTTCAAATGTCTCAAAAGGTCAAGTTGCGAAGAAAGAAGATTTGATTGCAGCCTTTGGTAACGACAATCAGACAGAGATTTGCaaagaaattttatctaaagGAGAACTTCAAGTGTCTGATAAAGAACGTCATTCAGCATTGGATTCAAGTTTCAAAGACATTGCTACGATAATTACCGACAAGTGTGTAAATCCTGATACCAAACGCCCGTACCCGGTTTCGATGATTGAGAAGGCGATGAAAGATGTTCATTTTTCAGTGAATCCAAACCATAACTCAAAGCAGCAAGCGCTGGAGTTAATTCCAAAGCTTAAGGAAGTTTTGCCTTTGGAACGATCGCGAATGCGAGTGCGCGTTATAATTCACAGTAAGAACGCTAAGAAACTGAGGGAAAAAATGGGCCCACTGATGAGCGAAGTCGAGAACGAGGGATGGGAAGACGGGAGCTTGAACTTGACGTGTCTTATTGATCCTGGTCAGTACCGAGAGATTGACAAGCTGGTGAGAGCTGAGGCTAAAAGCGCGGGTACCGTCGAGCTGCTGGATCTCAAGGAAGTCACAGAAGGGGATAAAAAGTTGGATTGA
- the LOC103568461 gene encoding myb-like protein D isoform X1 — translation MNNNLNYLNKRQAILKAGTDVEEALKIISDTFKGFQDDYLSLLEDHQQMKLTLQKFQEDKKNICGYDNKKSDTSVNLLNNNNHKSFINDFTIESDSPGVVENTQLECRSKVKLKLLDKKKLNGKVKSPAKIKSPVKSNKSPSKSGVKENRIPELSINRITSVQQKLSDSKVGKLGLSKTDVQISLTPSGKISRQSKLVLTQPKRKLLLTNPDESHNNDNHNNGSTNYSKSIINPDDLNFDTTLFEIPFTQEKTPEKKSLEHREEEKVVAKNYNPFKNQSTPKINNASDRNKTARVNESQSLIRSVNKKPVERKSQSEIATCITQELNQTDNINESDFFSLDNNVDFESQDLDSLTLSPDETYCDDAESILKRKKAVSDNRDNDAGTSGIKRKFEAIAGPSNVDNKINNNNNNNNNNNNSNKLTPDELKELEVVNISDWDTDTSSDKWPSTPLKKRVPVDSFNRIPEKKKTSPQNAYKGDVVRKKDERAKLRGWDCSDCEKYYNIIGLSEKEKRERKNQCSRHRSKFNERYYTPPGFWDPVFPDTIDSSQENN, via the exons atgaataataatttgaattatttaaataaacgtcaAGCAATTTTGAAAGCTGGTACTGATGTTGAAGAagctttgaaaattatttcggATACATTTAAAg gTTTTCAAGATGATTATTTGTCCCTACTAGAAGATCATCAACAAATGAAATtaactttacaaaaatttcaagaagataaaaaaaatatttgtggatatgacaataaaaaatctgataCTTCagttaatttactaaataacaataatcataaatcatttataaatgatttcaCTATCGAATCAGATTCACCAGGAGTTGTCGAAAATACTCAGTTAGAATGTCGCtctaaagtaaaattaaaacttttagataaaaaaaaattaaatggtaAAGTAAAAAGTCCAGCTAAAATTAAGAGTCCtgttaaaagtaataaaagtcCTAGTAAAAGTGGAGTCAAGGAAAATAGAATACCAGAGTTGAGTATAAATCGTATTACTTCtgtacaacaaaaattatcgGACTCGAAAGTTGGGAAACTAGGACTTAGTAAGACTGATGTGCAAATAAGTTTGACACCTTCTGGAAAAATTTCACGTCAAAGTAAGTTGGTGTTGACGCAACCTAaacgtaaattattattgactaatcCAGATGAATctcataataatgataatcataataatggCAGTACTAATTAtagtaaatcaataataaatccagatgatttaaattttgatacaaCGCTGTTTGAAATTCCTTTCACGCAAGAAAAAactcctgaaaaaaaatcattggaGCATcgagaagaagaaaaagtagtagcaaaaaattacaatccttttaaaaatcaatctactcctaaaataaataatgcgaGTGATAGAAATAAAACCGCCCGAGTGAATGAGTCTCAGTCGCTCATCAGGTCGGTTAATAAAAAACCAGTGGAGAGAAAATCTCAGAGTGAAATCGCGACTTGCATCACTCAGGAGTTGAACCAGACtgataatataaatgaatcggattttttttctcttgataATAACGTTGACTTTGAGTCTCAGGACTTGGACTCCCTTACTTTGTCACCTGATGAAACTTATTGCGATGACGCAGAGTctattttgaaaagaaaaaaggcTGTTAGTGACAATAGAGATAATGATGCGGGTACTAGTGGAATTAAAAGAAAGTTTGAGGCCATCGCTGGTCCGTCaaatgttgataataaaattaataataataataataataataataataataataatagtaataaattaacgCCAGATGAGTTGAAAGAATTGGAAGTCGTTAATATCAGCGACTGGGACACTGATACTTCAAGTGATAAATGGCCAAGTACTCCACTGAAAAAACGTGTTCCTGTTGATAGTTTTAATcg aataccagagaagaaaaaaaccaGTCCACAAAATGCTTACAAAGGTGACGTAGTTCGTAAGAAAGACGAGAGAGCTAAATTACGTGGCTGGGATTGTTCTGATTGCGAAAAG TATTACAATATTATAGGATTgagtgaaaaagaaaaaagagaaCGTAAAAATCAATGCTCACGTCACagatcaaaatttaatgaacgATATTATACACCACCTGGTTTTTGGGATCCAGTCTTCCCCGACACCATCGACTCGAGTCAAGAAaacaattga
- the LOC103568461 gene encoding putative uncharacterized protein DDB_G0277255 isoform X2: protein MHLTKILKTRGFQDDYLSLLEDHQQMKLTLQKFQEDKKNICGYDNKKSDTSVNLLNNNNHKSFINDFTIESDSPGVVENTQLECRSKVKLKLLDKKKLNGKVKSPAKIKSPVKSNKSPSKSGVKENRIPELSINRITSVQQKLSDSKVGKLGLSKTDVQISLTPSGKISRQSKLVLTQPKRKLLLTNPDESHNNDNHNNGSTNYSKSIINPDDLNFDTTLFEIPFTQEKTPEKKSLEHREEEKVVAKNYNPFKNQSTPKINNASDRNKTARVNESQSLIRSVNKKPVERKSQSEIATCITQELNQTDNINESDFFSLDNNVDFESQDLDSLTLSPDETYCDDAESILKRKKAVSDNRDNDAGTSGIKRKFEAIAGPSNVDNKINNNNNNNNNNNNSNKLTPDELKELEVVNISDWDTDTSSDKWPSTPLKKRVPVDSFNRIPEKKKTSPQNAYKGDVVRKKDERAKLRGWDCSDCEKYYNIIGLSEKEKRERKNQCSRHRSKFNERYYTPPGFWDPVFPDTIDSSQENN, encoded by the exons atgcacttgacgaaaattttgaaaactagag gTTTTCAAGATGATTATTTGTCCCTACTAGAAGATCATCAACAAATGAAATtaactttacaaaaatttcaagaagataaaaaaaatatttgtggatatgacaataaaaaatctgataCTTCagttaatttactaaataacaataatcataaatcatttataaatgatttcaCTATCGAATCAGATTCACCAGGAGTTGTCGAAAATACTCAGTTAGAATGTCGCtctaaagtaaaattaaaacttttagataaaaaaaaattaaatggtaAAGTAAAAAGTCCAGCTAAAATTAAGAGTCCtgttaaaagtaataaaagtcCTAGTAAAAGTGGAGTCAAGGAAAATAGAATACCAGAGTTGAGTATAAATCGTATTACTTCtgtacaacaaaaattatcgGACTCGAAAGTTGGGAAACTAGGACTTAGTAAGACTGATGTGCAAATAAGTTTGACACCTTCTGGAAAAATTTCACGTCAAAGTAAGTTGGTGTTGACGCAACCTAaacgtaaattattattgactaatcCAGATGAATctcataataatgataatcataataatggCAGTACTAATTAtagtaaatcaataataaatccagatgatttaaattttgatacaaCGCTGTTTGAAATTCCTTTCACGCAAGAAAAAactcctgaaaaaaaatcattggaGCATcgagaagaagaaaaagtagtagcaaaaaattacaatccttttaaaaatcaatctactcctaaaataaataatgcgaGTGATAGAAATAAAACCGCCCGAGTGAATGAGTCTCAGTCGCTCATCAGGTCGGTTAATAAAAAACCAGTGGAGAGAAAATCTCAGAGTGAAATCGCGACTTGCATCACTCAGGAGTTGAACCAGACtgataatataaatgaatcggattttttttctcttgataATAACGTTGACTTTGAGTCTCAGGACTTGGACTCCCTTACTTTGTCACCTGATGAAACTTATTGCGATGACGCAGAGTctattttgaaaagaaaaaaggcTGTTAGTGACAATAGAGATAATGATGCGGGTACTAGTGGAATTAAAAGAAAGTTTGAGGCCATCGCTGGTCCGTCaaatgttgataataaaattaataataataataataataataataataataataatagtaataaattaacgCCAGATGAGTTGAAAGAATTGGAAGTCGTTAATATCAGCGACTGGGACACTGATACTTCAAGTGATAAATGGCCAAGTACTCCACTGAAAAAACGTGTTCCTGTTGATAGTTTTAATcg aataccagagaagaaaaaaaccaGTCCACAAAATGCTTACAAAGGTGACGTAGTTCGTAAGAAAGACGAGAGAGCTAAATTACGTGGCTGGGATTGTTCTGATTGCGAAAAG TATTACAATATTATAGGATTgagtgaaaaagaaaaaagagaaCGTAAAAATCAATGCTCACGTCACagatcaaaatttaatgaacgATATTATACACCACCTGGTTTTTGGGATCCAGTCTTCCCCGACACCATCGACTCGAGTCAAGAAaacaattga
- the LOC103568461 gene encoding putative uncharacterized protein DDB_G0277255 isoform X3 has product MKLTLQKFQEDKKNICGYDNKKSDTSVNLLNNNNHKSFINDFTIESDSPGVVENTQLECRSKVKLKLLDKKKLNGKVKSPAKIKSPVKSNKSPSKSGVKENRIPELSINRITSVQQKLSDSKVGKLGLSKTDVQISLTPSGKISRQSKLVLTQPKRKLLLTNPDESHNNDNHNNGSTNYSKSIINPDDLNFDTTLFEIPFTQEKTPEKKSLEHREEEKVVAKNYNPFKNQSTPKINNASDRNKTARVNESQSLIRSVNKKPVERKSQSEIATCITQELNQTDNINESDFFSLDNNVDFESQDLDSLTLSPDETYCDDAESILKRKKAVSDNRDNDAGTSGIKRKFEAIAGPSNVDNKINNNNNNNNNNNNSNKLTPDELKELEVVNISDWDTDTSSDKWPSTPLKKRVPVDSFNRIPEKKKTSPQNAYKGDVVRKKDERAKLRGWDCSDCEKYYNIIGLSEKEKRERKNQCSRHRSKFNERYYTPPGFWDPVFPDTIDSSQENN; this is encoded by the exons ATGAAATtaactttacaaaaatttcaagaagataaaaaaaatatttgtggatatgacaataaaaaatctgataCTTCagttaatttactaaataacaataatcataaatcatttataaatgatttcaCTATCGAATCAGATTCACCAGGAGTTGTCGAAAATACTCAGTTAGAATGTCGCtctaaagtaaaattaaaacttttagataaaaaaaaattaaatggtaAAGTAAAAAGTCCAGCTAAAATTAAGAGTCCtgttaaaagtaataaaagtcCTAGTAAAAGTGGAGTCAAGGAAAATAGAATACCAGAGTTGAGTATAAATCGTATTACTTCtgtacaacaaaaattatcgGACTCGAAAGTTGGGAAACTAGGACTTAGTAAGACTGATGTGCAAATAAGTTTGACACCTTCTGGAAAAATTTCACGTCAAAGTAAGTTGGTGTTGACGCAACCTAaacgtaaattattattgactaatcCAGATGAATctcataataatgataatcataataatggCAGTACTAATTAtagtaaatcaataataaatccagatgatttaaattttgatacaaCGCTGTTTGAAATTCCTTTCACGCAAGAAAAAactcctgaaaaaaaatcattggaGCATcgagaagaagaaaaagtagtagcaaaaaattacaatccttttaaaaatcaatctactcctaaaataaataatgcgaGTGATAGAAATAAAACCGCCCGAGTGAATGAGTCTCAGTCGCTCATCAGGTCGGTTAATAAAAAACCAGTGGAGAGAAAATCTCAGAGTGAAATCGCGACTTGCATCACTCAGGAGTTGAACCAGACtgataatataaatgaatcggattttttttctcttgataATAACGTTGACTTTGAGTCTCAGGACTTGGACTCCCTTACTTTGTCACCTGATGAAACTTATTGCGATGACGCAGAGTctattttgaaaagaaaaaaggcTGTTAGTGACAATAGAGATAATGATGCGGGTACTAGTGGAATTAAAAGAAAGTTTGAGGCCATCGCTGGTCCGTCaaatgttgataataaaattaataataataataataataataataataataataatagtaataaattaacgCCAGATGAGTTGAAAGAATTGGAAGTCGTTAATATCAGCGACTGGGACACTGATACTTCAAGTGATAAATGGCCAAGTACTCCACTGAAAAAACGTGTTCCTGTTGATAGTTTTAATcg aataccagagaagaaaaaaaccaGTCCACAAAATGCTTACAAAGGTGACGTAGTTCGTAAGAAAGACGAGAGAGCTAAATTACGTGGCTGGGATTGTTCTGATTGCGAAAAG TATTACAATATTATAGGATTgagtgaaaaagaaaaaagagaaCGTAAAAATCAATGCTCACGTCACagatcaaaatttaatgaacgATATTATACACCACCTGGTTTTTGGGATCCAGTCTTCCCCGACACCATCGACTCGAGTCAAGAAaacaattga
- the LOC103568460 gene encoding corrinoid adenosyltransferase MMAB: MELIKHSWKRYLFLYNPHLNPLIKQRLNNINLHKAFISRDISSLTNKNDKLMEDDVIFNAIGVTDELSSFIGLAREFACETTVQHPYVDKLKRVQMILFDINNAITKIQKSNKVNSFKIKHTQDLEEWITEYANQLPPPEDYIIPGGGKASASLHVARTICKRAERSITPLVYKGFLDKEAQNYLNRLSEFLFTVSRIAAKCDQRTESIYIPPAEA; this comes from the exons atggaattaataaaacattcgtggaaaagatatttatttttatataatccacACTTGAATCCATTAATAAAACAGCG attaaacaatataaatctTCATAAAGCATTTATATCAAGGGATATAAGttcattaacaaataaaaatgacaagtTGATGGAAGATGATGTCATATTTAATGCGATAGGTGTAACTGATGAATTGTCTTCGTTCATTGGACTTGCACGTGAGTTTGCTTGTGAAACGACAGTTCAACATCCTtatgttgataaattaaagCGAGTGCAGATGATATTATTTGATATCAACAATGCGATTAccaaaatacaaaaatcaaataaagttaactctttcaaaataaaacatacCCAAGATCTTGAAGAGTGGATTACTGAGTATGCTAATCAGTTACCTCCACCAGAAGATTATATTATAccg ggAGGTGGAAAAGCATCAGCATCTCTTCATGTAGCGCGAACAATATGCAAACGTGCTGAAAGAAGTATAACGCCGCTAGTTTATAAAGGATTTTTAGATAAAGAagctcaaaattatttaaatcgtctctcggaatttttattcacCGTATCACGTATTGCTGCTAAATGTGATCAACGCACCGAGAGTATTTATATACCACCCGCCGAAGCttaa